A DNA window from Zingiber officinale cultivar Zhangliang chromosome 3A, Zo_v1.1, whole genome shotgun sequence contains the following coding sequences:
- the LOC122051493 gene encoding potassium channel KAT1-like isoform X1, with protein sequence MPSSSMSCFRRLCADGFTLLSGNQKCILYDDLLPSLGASISDSIKLRKRMISPYDPRYRLWELFLIFLVLYSAWICPFEFAFLRYLPRTICVVDSIVDSFFAIDIMLTFFVAFVDRKSYLLVDDPKRIASRYLSTWFVFDVCSTFPFQIISFSFNRNGNSLSFKLLSMLRLWRLHRVSSLFARLEKDLRFNYFWTRCTKLFSVTIFAVHFSGCFSYMIADRYPQPTATWIGAAIPSFKQDTVWFRYVTSIYFSITTLSTTGYGDFHAQNPREMLFAICYMFFNLGLTAYLIGNMTNLVVNWTSRTKNFRNTIQDASEFATRNKLPKHIKQQMLSHICLRFKTEELKQQGALNCLPKAIRSSIAEYLFLPLVQRAYLFQGVSFNLIFQLVTEMQAEYVPPKEDVILENEASTDLYIIVSGEVELRTCVDGNEKALAKVAAEEMFGETGVLCHMPQPFTVRTTQLTQILRLNKAKLLNAMRESKPDANVIISNLFQKLRLQEKLHPRIQLNDREIIKQWFDRGEEEELVCKRVTIHMGFQKANLERHLMAKMIQLPTTLEELLRIGGEKFVGHHPTKVVNGENAEIDDIRVVRDGDHLYLQA encoded by the exons ATGCCATCGTCTTCCATGAGCTGCTTCCGCCGCTTGTGCGCCGACGGCTTCACATTGCTGAGCGGAAACCAAAAGTGCATCCTATACGATGACCTTCTGCCGTCGCTCGGAGCGTCGATAAGCGACTCGATCAAGCTGAGGAAGCGCATGATTTCGCCATACGATCCGCGTTACAG GCTGTGGGAGCTGTTCTTGATATTCCTGGTTCTCTACTCGGCCTGGATCTGCCCCTTTGAGTTCGCATTCCTCCGGTACTTGCCGAGAACAATCTGCGTCGTGGATAGCATCGTCGACAGCTTTTTCGCCATCGACATCATGCTCACCTTCTTTGTCGCCTTTGTCGATCGCAAATCCTACCTTCTTGTCGACGACCCGAAGAGAATAGCATCCAG GTATTTGTCGACGTGGTTCGTCTTCGACGTGTGCTCCACATTTCCTTTTCAAATCATCAGTTTCTCCTTCAATAGGAATGGCAACAGTCTCAGCTTCAAGCTTCTGAGCATGCTCAGACTGTGGCGACTGCACCGCGTCAGCTCTCTGTTTGCGAG GCTGGAGAAGGATCTTCGGTTCAATTACTTCTGGACGCGGTGCACAAAGCTATTCTCT GTGACTATCTTCGCAGTGCACTTTTCAGGATGCTTCAGCTACATGATCGCCGACCGGTACCCTCAGCCAACGGCGACGTGGATCGGCGCGGCCATTCCAAGCTTCAAGCAAGATACAGTGTGGTTCAGATACGTGACGTCGATCTACTTCTCCATCACAACACTCTCGACCACTGGCTACGGCGACTTCCACGCTCAAAACCCGAGAGAAATGCTCTTCGCTATTTGCTACATGTTCTTCAACCTCGGCCTGACGGCGTACCTCATCGGAAACATGACCAATCTCGTGGTCAATTGGACCAGTCGCACCAAGAACTTC AGAAACACAATCCAAGATGCTTCCGAATTCGCAACGAGAAACAAGTTGCCCAAGCACATAAAGCAGCAAATGCTATCTCACATATGCCTCAGATTCAAAACCGAGGAGCTGAAACAACAAGGAGCACTCAATTGCCTCCCAAAAGCCATTCGATCGAGCATAGCTGAGTACCTGTTCTTGCCCCTCGTTCAAAGAGCATACCTTTTCCAAGGCGTCTCCTTCAATCTCATCTTTCAGCTG GTCACGGAAATGCAAGCTGAGTACGTGCCCCCAAAGGAAGATGTGATTCTGGAGAACGAAGCCTCGACTGATCTTTATATAATCGTATCTGGCGAAGtg GAACTGCGAACGTGCGTGGATGGGAACGAAAAA GCCCTTGCGAAGGTAGCTGCTGAGGAAATGTTCGGAGAGACAGGAGTTCTATGCCACATGCCTCAGCCGTTCACCGTAAGAACCACTCAACTCACACAAATTCTCAGACTGAACAAGGCCAAACTCTTGAACGCCATGCGAGAAAGCAAACCGGACGCAAACGTCATCATCAGCAATCTCTTTCAG aagttgaggCTACAAGAAAAACTACACCCAAGAATACAGCTGAATGATCGAGAAATCATTAAACAATGGTTCGAtagaggcgaggaagaagaacttgtTTGCAAAAGGGTGACAATCCACATGGGCTTTCAGAAGGCAAATCTAGAAAGGCATCTGATGGCAAAGATGATACAGTTGCCGACGACTTTGGAGGAACTCCTCAGAATTGGTG GGGAGAAGTTTGTAGGGCATCATCCTACAAAAGTGGTGAATGGAGAGAATGCAGAAATCGATGATATTCGTGTGGTGCGTGATGGTGACCATTTATATCTTCAAGCGTGA
- the LOC122051493 gene encoding potassium channel KAT1-like isoform X2 gives MPSSSMSCFRRLCADGFTLLSGNQKCILYDDLLPSLGASISDSIKLRKRMISPYDPRYRLWELFLIFLVLYSAWICPFEFAFLRYLPRTICVVDSIVDSFFAIDIMLTFFVAFVDRKSYLLVDDPKRIASRYLSTWFVFDVCSTFPFQIISFSFNRNGNSLSFKLLSMLRLWRLHRVSSLFARLEKDLRFNYFWTRCTKLFSVTIFAVHFSGCFSYMIADRYPQPTATWIGAAIPSFKQDTVWFRYVTSIYFSITTLSTTGYGDFHAQNPREMLFAICYMFFNLGLTAYLIGNMTNLVVNWTSRTKNFRNTIQDASEFATRNKLPKHIKQQMLSHICLRFKTEELKQQGALNCLPKAIRSSIAEYLFLPLVQRAYLFQGVSFNLIFQLVTEMQAEYVPPKEDVILENEASTDLYIIELRTCVDGNEKALAKVAAEEMFGETGVLCHMPQPFTVRTTQLTQILRLNKAKLLNAMRESKPDANVIISNLFQKLRLQEKLHPRIQLNDREIIKQWFDRGEEEELVCKRVTIHMGFQKANLERHLMAKMIQLPTTLEELLRIGGEKFVGHHPTKVVNGENAEIDDIRVVRDGDHLYLQA, from the exons ATGCCATCGTCTTCCATGAGCTGCTTCCGCCGCTTGTGCGCCGACGGCTTCACATTGCTGAGCGGAAACCAAAAGTGCATCCTATACGATGACCTTCTGCCGTCGCTCGGAGCGTCGATAAGCGACTCGATCAAGCTGAGGAAGCGCATGATTTCGCCATACGATCCGCGTTACAG GCTGTGGGAGCTGTTCTTGATATTCCTGGTTCTCTACTCGGCCTGGATCTGCCCCTTTGAGTTCGCATTCCTCCGGTACTTGCCGAGAACAATCTGCGTCGTGGATAGCATCGTCGACAGCTTTTTCGCCATCGACATCATGCTCACCTTCTTTGTCGCCTTTGTCGATCGCAAATCCTACCTTCTTGTCGACGACCCGAAGAGAATAGCATCCAG GTATTTGTCGACGTGGTTCGTCTTCGACGTGTGCTCCACATTTCCTTTTCAAATCATCAGTTTCTCCTTCAATAGGAATGGCAACAGTCTCAGCTTCAAGCTTCTGAGCATGCTCAGACTGTGGCGACTGCACCGCGTCAGCTCTCTGTTTGCGAG GCTGGAGAAGGATCTTCGGTTCAATTACTTCTGGACGCGGTGCACAAAGCTATTCTCT GTGACTATCTTCGCAGTGCACTTTTCAGGATGCTTCAGCTACATGATCGCCGACCGGTACCCTCAGCCAACGGCGACGTGGATCGGCGCGGCCATTCCAAGCTTCAAGCAAGATACAGTGTGGTTCAGATACGTGACGTCGATCTACTTCTCCATCACAACACTCTCGACCACTGGCTACGGCGACTTCCACGCTCAAAACCCGAGAGAAATGCTCTTCGCTATTTGCTACATGTTCTTCAACCTCGGCCTGACGGCGTACCTCATCGGAAACATGACCAATCTCGTGGTCAATTGGACCAGTCGCACCAAGAACTTC AGAAACACAATCCAAGATGCTTCCGAATTCGCAACGAGAAACAAGTTGCCCAAGCACATAAAGCAGCAAATGCTATCTCACATATGCCTCAGATTCAAAACCGAGGAGCTGAAACAACAAGGAGCACTCAATTGCCTCCCAAAAGCCATTCGATCGAGCATAGCTGAGTACCTGTTCTTGCCCCTCGTTCAAAGAGCATACCTTTTCCAAGGCGTCTCCTTCAATCTCATCTTTCAGCTG GTCACGGAAATGCAAGCTGAGTACGTGCCCCCAAAGGAAGATGTGATTCTGGAGAACGAAGCCTCGACTGATCTTTATATAATC GAACTGCGAACGTGCGTGGATGGGAACGAAAAA GCCCTTGCGAAGGTAGCTGCTGAGGAAATGTTCGGAGAGACAGGAGTTCTATGCCACATGCCTCAGCCGTTCACCGTAAGAACCACTCAACTCACACAAATTCTCAGACTGAACAAGGCCAAACTCTTGAACGCCATGCGAGAAAGCAAACCGGACGCAAACGTCATCATCAGCAATCTCTTTCAG aagttgaggCTACAAGAAAAACTACACCCAAGAATACAGCTGAATGATCGAGAAATCATTAAACAATGGTTCGAtagaggcgaggaagaagaacttgtTTGCAAAAGGGTGACAATCCACATGGGCTTTCAGAAGGCAAATCTAGAAAGGCATCTGATGGCAAAGATGATACAGTTGCCGACGACTTTGGAGGAACTCCTCAGAATTGGTG GGGAGAAGTTTGTAGGGCATCATCCTACAAAAGTGGTGAATGGAGAGAATGCAGAAATCGATGATATTCGTGTGGTGCGTGATGGTGACCATTTATATCTTCAAGCGTGA
- the LOC122053619 gene encoding dof zinc finger protein 5-like, translating into MNNPSPISIAIPKSHPIAMAEEEAAPPQPPPSFKLFGTVIGKRDREVKQQLEEEEAEEEEEEEEEEEAEEEEEGAHPATGAAAARGEALPCPRCKSRETKFCYFNNYNVNQPRHFCKACHRYWTAGGALRNVPVGAGRRRGRPVHRPSAAAAASAPGCVGSAAQSWMLRPGAPPRLDRGIGGGALR; encoded by the coding sequence ATGAACAATCCCTCTCCCATTTCCATTGCCATCCCCAAATCCCACCCCATCGCCATGGCGGAGGAGGAGGCAGCGCCGCCACAGCCACCGCCAAGTTTCAAGCTTTTCGGCACGGTGATCGGGAAGAGGGACAGAGAAGTCAAGCAGCagctggaggaggaggaggcggaggaggaggaggaggaggaggaggaggaggaagcggaggaggaagaggagggggcgCATCCAGCGACCGGGGCGGCGGCGGCCAGGGGGGAGGCGCTGCCGTGTCCGCGGTGCAAGAGCCGGGAGACCAAGTTCTGCTACTTCAACAACTACAACGTGAACCAGCCGCGGCACTTCTGCAAGGCCTGCCACCGCTACTGGACCGCCGGCGGCGCCCTCCGCAACGTCCCCGTCGGGGCCGGCCGCCGCAGGGGCCGCCCCGTCCACCGCCCCTCCGCCGCCGCAGCCGCCTCCGCCCCCGGGTGCGTCGGATCCGCCGCCCAGAGTTGGATGCTGCGGCCCGGTGCGCCGCCGAGGCTCGATCGCGGGATCGGCGGCGGCGCGCTCCGTTGA